A stretch of the Nothobranchius furzeri strain GRZ-AD chromosome 5, NfurGRZ-RIMD1, whole genome shotgun sequence genome encodes the following:
- the LOC107378537 gene encoding migration and invasion enhancer 1 isoform X1, producing the protein MGVIIKVEYCGGUGYGPRYQELAQVIKGEFPEVDVSGFVGRRGSFEIHINEVLVFSKLETGGFPYEDDIMNAVQAAFDGKPVQKITKSRAPCVIM; encoded by the exons TGGTGGATGAGGATACGGACCCCGCTATCAGGAGCTCGCCCAGGTGATCAAGGGTGAGTTTCCCGAAGTGGATGTGTCAGGCTTTGTGGGAAGAAGAG GCAGCTTTGAAATTCACATCAATGAGGTGCTTGTTTTTTCCAAGCTTGAAACCGGTGGCTTCCCGTATGAGGATGAC ATCATGAATGCAGTCCAGGCTGCTTTTGATGGGAAACCTGTGCAGAAGATCACCAAAAGCCGTGCACCGTGTGTCATCATGTAG